Proteins found in one Panicum hallii strain FIL2 chromosome 4, PHallii_v3.1, whole genome shotgun sequence genomic segment:
- the LOC112891085 gene encoding autophagy-related protein 101-like isoform X1, with product MNCETCQLKELVLEPTEIRDVLRCILHTIFFHRTLSLVRPKDVDCDFLEITYVQCGLPELEKEVDEKIDQFIAWVEKHPNRRSQVCLSFFDEKSKNPGWFVNKTERIYWEQWFINLHVMSPKRYSKSNSSKRLTDIGGNALEETSSRRAALESSINEVLFQIINFANEKKDHIPAIPDRIFNHEIMIPSFSDSVFGWNKDVIRRVLNSGHPYSL from the exons ATGAACTGCGAAACCTGTCAGCTGAAGGAGCTG GTGCTGGAACCAACAGAGATCAGGGATGTGTTGCGAT GCATTTTGCATACCATATTCTTCCATAGAACCCTCAGCCTCGTTCGCCCCAAAGATGTTGACTGTGATTTCCTTGAGATCACTTAC GTACAATGTGGTCTTCCAGAACTAGAAAAGGAAGTAGATGAAAAGATAGACCAGTTCATTGCTTGGGTGGAGAAGCACCCAAATCGCAGAAGCCAG GTGTGCCTCTCCTTTTTTGACGAGAAAAGCAAAAACCCGGGTTGGTTTGTGAACAAAACTGAGCGCATTTATTGGGAACAATGGTTCATCAATTTGCATGTTATGAGCCCAAAAAGGTACAGCAAATCAAACAGCTCCAAACGGCTAACAGACATTGGAG GGAATGCCTTGGAGGAGACTAGCTCAAGGCGTGCTGCATTGGAGTCATCAATTAATGAAGTGCTATTCCAGATCATTAACTTCGCCAACGAGAAAAAGGACCACATTCCTGCCATCCCTGACAGAATTTTCAATCACGAGATCATGATCCCAAG CTTCTCGGATTCTGTATTTGGATGGAACAAGGACGTCATTCGCAGAGTGCTGAATAGTGGGCACCCGTACTCACTTTAG
- the LOC112891085 gene encoding autophagy-related protein 101-like isoform X2: MNCETCQLKELVLEPTEIRDVLRCILHTIFFHRTLSLVRPKDVDCDFLEITYVQCGLPELEKEVDEKIDQFIAWVEKHPNRRSQVCLSFFDEKSKNPGWFVNKTERIYWEQWFINLHVMSPKRYSKSNSSKRLTDIGGNALEETSSRRAALESSINEVLFQIINFANEKKDHIPAIPDRIFNHEIMIPR; encoded by the exons ATGAACTGCGAAACCTGTCAGCTGAAGGAGCTG GTGCTGGAACCAACAGAGATCAGGGATGTGTTGCGAT GCATTTTGCATACCATATTCTTCCATAGAACCCTCAGCCTCGTTCGCCCCAAAGATGTTGACTGTGATTTCCTTGAGATCACTTAC GTACAATGTGGTCTTCCAGAACTAGAAAAGGAAGTAGATGAAAAGATAGACCAGTTCATTGCTTGGGTGGAGAAGCACCCAAATCGCAGAAGCCAG GTGTGCCTCTCCTTTTTTGACGAGAAAAGCAAAAACCCGGGTTGGTTTGTGAACAAAACTGAGCGCATTTATTGGGAACAATGGTTCATCAATTTGCATGTTATGAGCCCAAAAAGGTACAGCAAATCAAACAGCTCCAAACGGCTAACAGACATTGGAG GGAATGCCTTGGAGGAGACTAGCTCAAGGCGTGCTGCATTGGAGTCATCAATTAATGAAGTGCTATTCCAGATCATTAACTTCGCCAACGAGAAAAAGGACCACATTCCTGCCATCCCTGACAGAATTTTCAATCACGAGATCATGATCCCAAG GTGA
- the LOC112890275 gene encoding uncharacterized protein LOC112890275, translating into MVTEAVAPRTKKRRMEADQREEPDGIVSLPPQDLQLRPPATGALHPESTCHRQGPLPDTGGEEGEDVDRISSLPDAILGEIISRPRTASAPKPSPPGGATSGSPPRSTLITRACPPTRKHKQASSPRSLPPTQAPCAASPCPSSTTFTTATLRSTPGSGPRLLTTSRSSSSTTEHGRCVDPCRPPPSASPPPSCLYHERMPSPRRDSPNIPVPSAQAALTKSLCSVSISEVALHGIISRCPVLEYLLLKDTGFHCLRINSPSLKSIAISSGELIIEDAPLLQRLLQLQPRSGLNVSVISEPKVETLGCLGYDSNLVFGTSVIQKLWAVRFTTVVSSVMILAICLYNLNLDLVINLMRCFPCLEKLYILPSGKQARKLLSSKHRDLIRCNNLWRRKHRDLIRCLDIRLKKVVLKNYRGIKSHVNFASFFVRNAKMLELMRFEISEYNDNEVFIAEQHRLLQLEKRASRGAQFYFTTGHICHGYLSGCYLNHIKHVSDLSITDPFECVH; encoded by the exons ATGGTGACCGAGGCGGTGGCTCCTCGCACCAAGAAGAGAAGGATGGAAGCTGATCAGCGGGAAGAACCGGACGGAATCGTAAGCCTCCCACCACAAGATCTGCAGCtgcggccgccggcgacgggTGCGCTCCATCCCGAGTCTACATGCCACCGCCAAGGACCACTACCTGACACCGGAGGAGAAGAAGGGGAGGACGTAGACCGCATCAGCTCCCTCCCCGACGCAATCCTTGGTGAGATCATCTCCCGACCAAGGACGGCGTCCGCACCCAAACCCTCGCCTCCCGGTGGCGCCACCTCTGGCTCTCCACCCCGCTCAACCTTGATCACAAGAGCATGCCCACCGACGAGGAAGCACAAGCAGGCATCATCTCCCAGATCCTTGCCGCCCACCCAGGCCCCGTGCGCCGCTTCTCCGTGCCCCAGCTCGACGACCTTTACCACCGCGACGCTACGGTCGACGCCTGGCTCCGGTCCCCGGCTCTTGACCACCTCCAGGAGTTCGAGTTCCACAACGGAGCACGGGCGCTGCGTCGATCCCTGCCGGCCTCCGCCTTCTGCTTCACCACCACCCTCGTGTCTTTACCATGAGCGAATGCCATCTCCTAGACGAGACAGTCCAAACATTCCAGTTCCCTCAGCTCAGGCAGCTCTCACTAAGTCACTATGTAGTGTTAGCATTTCGGAGGTTGCACTGCACGGCATCATCTCTCGCTGCCCTGTTCTGGAGTACTTGCTGCTCAAGGACACTGGCTTCCATTGCCTGCGGATTAACTCCCCTAGCCTTAAAAGCATTGCCATCAGTTCAGGGGAACTAATCATTGAAGACGCACCTTTGCTCCAAAGGTTGCTTCAACTTCAACCACGTTCTGGCTTGAATGTATCAGTAATTTCAGAACCCAAAGTGGAGACCTTGGGCTGCCTTGGTTACGACTCCAACCTGGTATTTGGCACCTCAGTAATTCAG AAATTGTGGGCAGTTAGATTTACGACAGTGGTGAGCAGTGTCATGATTTTAGCTATCTGTCTTTATAACCTCAACCTGGATCTGGTTATCAACTTAATGAGATGCTTTCCTTGCTTGGAGAAGTTGTACATCCTG CCATCTGGGAAACAAGCCAGAAAGCTTCTGAGCAGTAAGCACCGTGATCTTATCAGATGCAACAACCTATGGCGCCGTAAGCACCGTGATCTTATCAGATGCCTTGACATCCGCCTGAAGAAAGTTGTTCTGAAAAATTATCGAGGCATAAAGTCACACGTTAACTTCGCGTCGTTCTTTGTGCGGAATGCGAAAATGCTGGAGTTAATGAGGTTTGAGATTTCAGAGTACAATGACAATGAAGTGTTTATTGCTGAGCAGCATAGGTTACTTCAGCTGGAGAAAAGGGCATCTAGAGGTGCTcaattttattttacaactgGTCATATATGTCACGGCTATCTTAGTGGCTGCTATCTTAATCATATCAAGCATGTCAGTGATTTGTCTATAACTGATCCATTTGAATGTGTACATTGA